A portion of the Juglans microcarpa x Juglans regia isolate MS1-56 chromosome 1D, Jm3101_v1.0, whole genome shotgun sequence genome contains these proteins:
- the LOC121246747 gene encoding secreted RxLR effector protein 161-like, whose translation MAGKKENSECHEELPATTDMQLEVEQSIDSPCNHETQVRKIEDSSSKVRKQGGENTYQLARDRERKVIKPPQRYGQVELTAFALTVAEEVIEMEPKTFKEAMASKEHSKLSITQAPETDEDKEFMKNIPYASIVGSIMYIMVCTRLDLTYAVSIVSRFMSNPGKSHWHALKCVFQYLSSTKCFGLKFGENMQIGSNLQGFVDSDYTENLDTSKSLTGFVFTIFGGAVSWKTNLQPVVALSTTEAEYIAMTEAIKEPI comes from the exons ATGgcaggaaagaaagaaaattcagAATGTCATGAAGAATTACCTGCCACTACTGATATGCAACTTGAGGTGGAGCAGTCAATAGACTCACCTTGTAATCATGAAACTCAAGTTAGAAAAATTGAGGACTCAAGTTCAAAGGTTAGAAAACAAGGTGGAGAGAATACTTACCAACTAGCTCGAGACAGGGAAAGAAAAGTAATAAAACCTCCACAAAGGTATGGGCAGGTTGAGCTTACTGCTTTTGCTCTTACTGTTGCTGAGGAAGTTATTGAAATGGAACCTAAAACCTTTAAGGAAGCCATGGCCAGTAAAGAG CATTCAAAATTGTCAATCACTCAAGCACCAGAAACTGATGAGGATAAAGAATTCATGAAGAATATTCCATATGCCAGCATTGTTGGGAGCATCATGTATATTATGGTCTGCACTAGGCTAGATTTAACCTATGCTGTCAGTATTGTAAGCAGATTCATGAGCAATCCAGGAAAATCACACTGGCATGCTCTTAAGTGTGTATTCCAATACTTATCTAGTACAAAGTGCTTTGGACtaaaatttggtgaaaatatGCAAATCGGATCTAATCTACAAGGCTTTGTTGACTCAGATTATACCGAAAATTTAGACACAAGTAAATCACTAACTGGTTTTGTGTTTACCATTTTTGGAGGAGCTGTCAGTTGGAAGACAAATCTACAGCCAGTGGTAGCCTTATCAACAACTGAGGCAGAATATATTGCAATGACTGAGGCAATAAAGGAGCCTATATGA